In the Bacillus shivajii genome, one interval contains:
- a CDS encoding amino acid ABC transporter permease, which produces MGLNFSQIVPSIPYILQGIWVTLQIVAVSAVLGFIIGIFLSLLKIGKIKTLRWLADAYTSVFRGTPLVLQLMIIYYGMPQVLGIDIPAFAAAVIAFGLNSGAYVSEIIRAGIEAIDKGQKEAAVALGVPYSQMMKDIILPQAMKNILPALMNEFITLTKESAIVTVIGVMDIMRRSYIVGGQTYAFFEPLIIAGIIYYLMVMGLTLLGKVLERRLKQSD; this is translated from the coding sequence ATGGGTTTGAATTTCTCACAAATCGTGCCCTCAATCCCCTATATTTTACAGGGGATATGGGTAACGTTACAAATTGTTGCCGTTTCAGCGGTATTAGGGTTTATTATCGGTATATTTCTTAGTTTATTGAAGATAGGAAAAATAAAAACGTTACGATGGTTAGCAGATGCATATACTTCTGTTTTTCGCGGGACACCACTTGTTTTACAATTAATGATTATTTATTACGGAATGCCCCAAGTACTAGGGATTGATATACCAGCTTTTGCTGCAGCTGTCATCGCATTTGGACTGAACTCCGGAGCCTATGTTTCAGAAATTATTCGTGCCGGAATTGAAGCGATTGATAAAGGGCAAAAAGAAGCTGCGGTTGCACTTGGTGTTCCTTACAGCCAGATGATGAAAGATATTATTCTTCCGCAAGCGATGAAAAACATTTTACCAGCATTAATGAATGAGTTTATTACATTAACAAAAGAATCTGCGATCGTGACAGTCATTGGTGTTATGGATATTATGCGTAGATCATATATCGTTGGTGGTCAAACATATGCCTTCTTTGAACCATTAATTATTGCAGGGATTATTTATTACTTAATGGTGATGGGATTAACTCTTCTAGGGAAAGTGCTGGAGAGGAGATTGAAGCAAAGTGATTAA
- a CDS encoding transporter substrate-binding domain-containing protein: protein MKKLVYLMASFLSFSLLAACGGEAQGDNKLIMGTSADYPPYEFIETEVSDEIIGFDVDLAKAITEELGYELEIVDIDFNGLIPALNAERIDFIQAGMTPTEERKENADFSDIYYVGAHMIVTSEESGIETMEDLEGKTLGVQLGSIQEGQAENIAEIVSDVSIDSRNRIPELIQEIHTNRFDAAIIAETVALNHIAENPGLTGFVLEGVTEEDGNAIAFRKGSGLVEEFNEVIQEMKENGELEELILKWFDAELPQS, encoded by the coding sequence ATGAAAAAACTTGTATATTTAATGGCATCATTCTTATCTTTTTCACTACTTGCAGCTTGTGGTGGCGAGGCTCAAGGTGATAACAAATTAATCATGGGGACTTCGGCTGATTATCCACCATATGAATTTATAGAAACCGAAGTGAGTGATGAAATTATTGGTTTTGATGTTGATCTAGCAAAAGCGATAACAGAAGAATTAGGTTATGAATTGGAAATTGTTGATATTGATTTTAACGGTCTGATTCCAGCACTGAATGCGGAAAGAATTGATTTCATTCAAGCGGGCATGACACCGACAGAAGAACGTAAAGAAAACGCTGATTTCTCAGATATTTACTATGTAGGTGCACACATGATTGTTACATCAGAAGAAAGTGGAATTGAAACGATGGAAGACCTTGAAGGGAAGACGTTAGGTGTTCAATTAGGTTCCATTCAAGAAGGCCAAGCAGAGAATATTGCTGAGATAGTAAGCGATGTATCAATTGACTCAAGAAATCGAATTCCAGAGCTTATTCAAGAGATCCATACAAACCGATTTGATGCAGCGATCATTGCCGAGACGGTTGCGCTTAATCATATCGCAGAGAATCCAGGGTTAACTGGCTTTGTCCTTGAAGGTGTCACAGAAGAAGATGGTAATGCAATTGCCTTTAGAAAGGGTAGTGGACTTGTAGAAGAATTTAATGAAGTGATTCAAGAAATGAAAGAAAATGGTGAGCTCGAAGAATTAATTTTGAAATGGTTTGATGCTGAGCTTCCACAATCATAA
- a CDS encoding tubby C-terminal domain-like protein, translating to MDTNIKRFDLTIPILKTSSKEIDVFDEEGLLFGVIQRKYQNYFLWMLGKIAEVDVGTVFKVNNQVVVSSKNQPLKSIFSRYKWKVADSRYELEYEVKETNKIRTNWKFEFIISDVKYIMTGNMGVTNVHLYKSDNQMGVMNLSASVPRKASLELSEDENLNYEALICLFYTVYLVM from the coding sequence ATGGATACGAATATAAAACGCTTTGATTTAACTATTCCAATCTTAAAAACGTCCAGTAAAGAAATAGATGTTTTTGATGAAGAAGGTTTATTATTTGGTGTAATACAAAGAAAATACCAAAACTATTTTCTATGGATGTTAGGTAAAATCGCTGAGGTCGATGTTGGAACAGTTTTTAAGGTTAACAACCAAGTAGTAGTATCCTCAAAAAATCAGCCGCTTAAATCTATATTTTCAAGGTACAAATGGAAGGTTGCTGATTCCAGGTATGAGCTAGAGTATGAAGTGAAAGAAACTAATAAAATAAGGACGAACTGGAAATTCGAATTTATTATTAGTGACGTGAAGTACATAATGACAGGAAACATGGGTGTTACTAATGTCCATTTATATAAAAGCGATAATCAGATGGGGGTCATGAACTTGTCAGCCTCTGTCCCGCGCAAGGCTTCGCTGGAACTATCTGAAGATGAGAATTTAAACTATGAGGCACTTATTTGCTTATTTTATACCGTTTACTTGGTCATGTAG
- a CDS encoding Spo0E family sporulation regulatory protein-aspartic acid phosphatase yields the protein MISTAHTKGFNHPDTIKYSQELDEIIFKYQTHETNRKPTLIKTIKSFFTHNTTTMYLR from the coding sequence ATGATCTCTACAGCTCATACAAAAGGTTTCAATCACCCTGATACTATTAAATACAGTCAAGAACTAGACGAAATTATTTTTAAATACCAAACACATGAAACTAACAGAAAACCAACCCTAATAAAGACCATTAAATCTTTTTTTACGCATAATACGACTACTATGTATTTAAGGTAA
- the cudC gene encoding choline uptake/conversion transcriptional regulator CudC — MNPKDDLAKQSIDHAKDLVIESIAETMDLYGVTRSVGNLYGTMYFEEDMTLDEMREELEMSKPSMSTGVKKLQEFDIVKKTFRRGSRKHTYAAEKDFFRFFNKFFTKKWEREVKLNLEAIERAQTELDEVMQSDDTSEELRKEAEIIYEQLEVSKPYYLWLNKLVNGIRNGEIFEAFPIETDKE; from the coding sequence ATGAATCCAAAAGATGATCTAGCGAAACAATCTATTGATCATGCTAAGGATCTCGTTATTGAATCAATTGCCGAAACCATGGACTTATACGGGGTAACAAGAAGTGTCGGAAACTTGTATGGCACGATGTACTTTGAAGAAGATATGACATTAGATGAAATGCGTGAAGAGCTTGAAATGAGTAAGCCAAGCATGAGTACTGGTGTCAAAAAGCTTCAGGAGTTTGATATTGTAAAGAAGACTTTTAGAAGGGGCAGCCGTAAGCATACATACGCTGCTGAAAAGGACTTCTTTCGTTTCTTCAATAAATTTTTCACAAAAAAATGGGAGCGTGAAGTAAAGCTTAATCTCGAAGCTATTGAACGCGCTCAAACGGAACTCGATGAAGTCATGCAATCAGACGATACCTCGGAAGAGCTAAGAAAAGAAGCTGAAATAATATATGAGCAACTGGAAGTTTCTAAGCCTTACTATCTTTGGTTAAATAAGCTCGTTAATGGGATTCGCAATGGAGAGATTTTTGAAGCCTTTCCAATTGAAACAGATAAAGAATAA
- a CDS encoding sodium:solute symporter family protein, which yields MLIFYALIYYVGAFVAAKNTNSLSDMMVAKRSLPLGVAMFTMAATWVGGGYINGTAEFTYSDGLVWAQAPWGYALSLIIGGIFYARKMRRYEFMTIIDPLEQRFGKKLAGVLYIPALLGELFWSAAILTALGTTFGTILGIDFTTSIIISGVIAIAYTVLGGMWAVAYTDLIQLAILIGGLFLVIPFALQHVGSLGGSWSAYQADLASYANLFPPLDGLRHDDWGNWYWHWWDYALLLIFGGIAWQVYFQRVLSSKNENTAMWLSITAGIICIIAAIPAVLIGVIGYSADWAAVGATDPENPAMILPYVLRYLTPEWVAAIGLGALAAAVMSSMDSSILSASSMAGWNVYRPLVKKRVTDEQVKKMIKRSIIIVGTTAMIIALNVQSVYTLWYLASDLVYCILFPQLTMALFYRNANFYGALSGLIVAAFLRFGGGEPAFGIPNFLPYPMIEDGIVLFPFRTFAMIMAFVTIFVVSELTKSKCKPLPLLMPHERDRNQPKAG from the coding sequence ATGCTTATATTTTATGCTCTTATTTATTATGTTGGAGCATTTGTTGCAGCCAAAAATACAAACTCATTAAGCGACATGATGGTTGCAAAACGTAGCTTACCGCTTGGTGTTGCAATGTTTACGATGGCAGCAACTTGGGTTGGTGGCGGTTACATAAATGGTACTGCTGAATTTACGTACAGTGATGGTCTTGTGTGGGCACAAGCACCTTGGGGTTATGCATTAAGTTTAATTATCGGTGGTATTTTCTACGCCAGGAAGATGCGTCGTTATGAATTTATGACAATCATCGATCCACTTGAACAGCGCTTTGGGAAAAAATTAGCTGGTGTACTTTATATCCCCGCCTTACTAGGAGAGCTTTTCTGGAGTGCAGCAATCTTAACAGCACTTGGAACGACCTTTGGAACGATATTAGGAATCGACTTTACAACCTCGATTATCATTTCTGGTGTGATTGCGATTGCTTATACCGTTCTTGGCGGGATGTGGGCTGTTGCCTACACCGATCTTATTCAACTTGCTATTCTTATTGGTGGACTTTTCTTGGTCATTCCATTTGCCTTGCAGCATGTCGGCAGTTTGGGAGGCAGTTGGAGTGCATATCAAGCAGACCTTGCATCATATGCGAATTTATTTCCTCCATTAGATGGATTGCGCCATGATGACTGGGGCAATTGGTACTGGCACTGGTGGGACTATGCATTACTATTAATTTTTGGTGGTATTGCATGGCAAGTATACTTCCAACGCGTCTTGTCATCGAAAAATGAAAATACGGCAATGTGGCTATCCATTACAGCGGGGATCATTTGTATTATTGCAGCCATTCCTGCTGTACTAATTGGTGTAATCGGTTACAGTGCAGACTGGGCTGCAGTCGGGGCGACAGATCCAGAAAACCCTGCTATGATTCTCCCTTACGTTTTACGATATTTAACGCCTGAATGGGTCGCCGCCATTGGTTTAGGAGCATTAGCAGCAGCCGTTATGTCGTCAATGGACTCCTCAATTTTATCTGCATCATCAATGGCTGGTTGGAACGTTTATCGTCCACTTGTGAAAAAACGCGTTACTGACGAACAAGTAAAGAAAATGATTAAGCGAAGCATTATTATTGTTGGTACAACTGCAATGATTATTGCGTTAAATGTTCAAAGTGTTTACACACTCTGGTATTTAGCATCGGACCTTGTGTATTGTATTTTGTTCCCTCAGTTAACGATGGCACTCTTTTATCGAAACGCCAACTTTTATGGTGCATTAAGTGGATTAATCGTCGCAGCATTTTTACGATTCGGAGGCGGAGAACCTGCGTTTGGTATTCCAAACTTCCTTCCGTATCCAATGATTGAAGATGGAATCGTCTTATTCCCATTCCGAACGTTTGCGATGATTATGGCCTTTGTTACAATCTTCGTCGTTTCTGAGCTAACAAAGAGCAAGTGCAAGCCACTCCCTCTGTTAATGCCTCATGAACGTGATCGCAACCAACCGAAAGCGGGTTAA
- a CDS encoding H-type small acid-soluble spore protein — translation MNKDRVMEILDSPDMIEVMYKGTPIFIEQVDESIEQARVYPLDDPTKHMDVEVESLQEH, via the coding sequence ATGAATAAAGACCGAGTCATGGAGATTTTAGATTCTCCAGATATGATTGAAGTGATGTATAAAGGGACACCCATCTTTATTGAACAAGTCGATGAAAGTATCGAGCAAGCTAGAGTGTATCCATTAGATGACCCTACAAAACATATGGATGTTGAGGTTGAAAGCTTACAAGAGCATTAA